In the Microvirgula aerodenitrificans DSM 15089 genome, one interval contains:
- a CDS encoding IS3 family transposase — RIRKRIYKTRDLARSDVFDYIEAFYNRTRRHSHLGGISPEAFERASA; from the coding sequence CGTATCCGCAAACGGATCTACAAAACCCGCGATCTGGCCCGCTCAGACGTGTTCGACTACATTGAAGCTTTTTACAACCGCACCCGCCGCCATAGCCACCTGGGTGGCATCAGTCCCGAGGCCTTCGAACGGGCCTCGGCGTGA